In one window of Opitutus sp. GAS368 DNA:
- a CDS encoding NAD(P)-dependent alcohol dehydrogenase translates to MAKPACYSVKAFSATAATAPLAAATIERRSPRATDVQIQIQYCGVCHSDLHFARNEWHFTQYPAVPGHEIVGKVTATGKGVKKFKVGDTVGVGCLVDSCRTCPECRAGLEQFCNGMVMTYGSTDPILGGGTLGGYSQSIVVTEDFVLRLPANLDPAAAAPLLCAGITTYSPLRHWKVGKGQKVGIVGLGGLGHMGVKFAKAFGAHVVLFTTSTGKVADGKRLGAHEVVISKDEAQMAAHAGSFDFILDTVSANHDLNAYFNLLKRDGNLTLVGAPEQPLPVAAFPLIMRRRSFSGSLIGGLPETQEMLDFCGKHKITCDIEMIRMDQINTAYERMLKSDVKYRFVIDMASLK, encoded by the coding sequence ATGGCCAAGCCTGCCTGTTACTCCGTCAAAGCCTTCTCCGCCACCGCGGCCACGGCCCCGCTCGCCGCCGCCACCATCGAGCGCCGCTCGCCGCGCGCCACCGATGTCCAGATCCAGATCCAATATTGCGGCGTCTGCCATTCCGATCTCCACTTTGCCCGCAATGAATGGCACTTCACGCAGTATCCGGCCGTGCCGGGCCACGAGATCGTCGGCAAGGTGACGGCCACCGGCAAGGGCGTGAAGAAGTTCAAGGTGGGCGACACCGTCGGCGTGGGCTGCCTCGTCGATTCCTGCCGCACCTGTCCGGAATGCCGCGCGGGCCTCGAGCAGTTCTGCAACGGCATGGTGATGACCTACGGCAGCACGGACCCGATCCTCGGTGGCGGCACCCTCGGCGGCTATTCGCAGAGCATCGTCGTGACGGAGGACTTCGTGCTCCGCCTGCCCGCCAACCTCGATCCCGCCGCCGCCGCGCCGCTGCTGTGCGCCGGCATCACCACCTATTCCCCGCTGCGCCACTGGAAGGTCGGCAAGGGCCAGAAGGTCGGCATCGTCGGCCTGGGCGGCCTCGGCCACATGGGCGTCAAGTTCGCCAAGGCCTTTGGCGCCCACGTCGTCCTGTTCACCACGTCGACCGGCAAGGTCGCGGACGGCAAGCGCCTCGGCGCCCACGAGGTCGTGATCTCCAAGGACGAGGCCCAGATGGCGGCCCATGCCGGCAGCTTTGACTTCATCCTGGACACCGTTTCCGCCAACCACGACCTCAACGCTTATTTCAACCTGCTGAAGCGCGACGGCAACCTGACGCTGGTCGGCGCGCCCGAGCAGCCGCTGCCCGTGGCGGCATTCCCCCTGATCATGCGCCGCCGCTCCTTCTCCGGCTCGCTCATCGGCGGGCTGCCCGAGACGCAGGAAATGCTGGATTTCTGCGGCAAGCACAAGATCACCTGCGACATCGAGATGATCCGCATGGACCAGATCAACACCGCCTACGAGCGCATGCTCAAGAGCGACGTGAAATACCGCTTCGTGATCGACATGGCCTCGCTCAAGTGA
- a CDS encoding HAD family acid phosphatase, giving the protein MLKRLLPLGLALVFAVGSLPAVETTEPPNLYTLKQQITAYVATGQYGKEVAKVAAEANAYLVKRIPKGIPRSAKTSKKLAVVFDIDETILSNVRHIQANDYGYIPKIWDTWVAEGQCTAIYPVQAVYQTAVNAKVDVFFITGRTEKDAPATERNLRQVGYETWSRIIYKPADFAESTRAFKIDVRRKLAAEGYLIILNMGDQDSDLLGGYSERIFKLPNPFYIVN; this is encoded by the coding sequence ATGTTGAAACGCCTCCTTCCCCTCGGGCTGGCCCTGGTCTTCGCCGTCGGCTCGCTCCCGGCCGTCGAAACCACCGAGCCGCCGAACCTCTATACCCTCAAGCAGCAGATCACCGCCTATGTCGCCACGGGCCAATACGGCAAGGAGGTCGCCAAGGTCGCCGCCGAGGCCAACGCCTACCTCGTCAAACGCATCCCCAAGGGCATCCCGCGCAGCGCCAAGACCAGCAAGAAGCTGGCCGTGGTGTTCGACATCGACGAGACCATCCTGAGCAACGTCCGCCACATCCAGGCCAACGACTACGGGTATATCCCGAAAATCTGGGACACCTGGGTGGCCGAGGGCCAGTGCACCGCCATCTACCCGGTCCAGGCCGTCTACCAGACCGCCGTCAACGCCAAGGTGGATGTGTTCTTCATCACCGGCCGGACCGAAAAGGACGCGCCCGCCACCGAGCGCAACCTGCGCCAGGTCGGCTACGAGACCTGGTCCCGGATCATCTACAAGCCCGCCGACTTCGCGGAATCGACCCGGGCCTTCAAGATCGACGTCCGCCGCAAGCTGGCCGCCGAAGGCTACCTGATCATCCTCAACATGGGCGACCAGGACAGCGACCTGCTCGGCGGTTACAGCGAGCGGATCTTCAAGCTGCCGAATCCGTTCTATATCGTGAACTAG
- a CDS encoding alpha/beta hydrolase-fold protein: protein MHREIHRWRSPRLDKNMEVAVYGHYGFALLMFPTAAADFLEYERFHVIDSLSRFINSGWVKVFSINSINNESWLNDSMPPRHKAIRHQQFNGYVTEEVLPFIHSHCGGRVMTITTGASFGALHAANTLFRRPDLVDGCIAMSGVYDLKEYTKGYWDEDVYFNSPVDYLPNLNDEGTLAHLRAKHHIHFVSGQGDHEMPSSSVDIGRILSGKGIPHEIDLWGHDVNHDWPWWRRMLPHYLGTKF, encoded by the coding sequence ATGCACCGCGAAATTCACCGGTGGCGCAGCCCGCGCCTGGACAAGAACATGGAGGTGGCGGTCTACGGCCACTACGGCTTCGCGCTGCTCATGTTCCCCACCGCCGCGGCCGACTTCCTGGAATACGAGCGCTTCCACGTGATCGACTCGCTCTCCCGCTTCATCAACAGCGGCTGGGTGAAGGTTTTCTCGATCAACTCCATCAACAACGAGAGCTGGCTGAACGACTCGATGCCCCCGCGGCACAAGGCCATCCGCCACCAGCAGTTCAACGGCTATGTGACGGAGGAGGTCCTCCCCTTCATCCATTCGCACTGCGGCGGCCGCGTGATGACCATCACCACCGGCGCCTCCTTCGGCGCGCTGCACGCCGCCAACACGCTCTTCCGCCGCCCCGACCTGGTCGACGGCTGCATCGCGATGTCCGGCGTCTACGACCTGAAGGAATACACCAAGGGCTACTGGGACGAGGACGTGTATTTCAACTCGCCGGTCGACTACCTGCCCAACCTGAACGATGAGGGCACCCTCGCCCACCTCCGCGCGAAGCACCACATCCACTTCGTCTCCGGCCAGGGCGACCACGAGATGCCGTCGTCCTCGGTGGACATCGGCCGCATCCTCTCCGGCAAGGGCATCCCGCACGAGATCGACCTCTGGGGCCACGATGTGAACCACGACTGGCCCTGGTGGCGCCGCATGCTCCCGCACTACCTCGGGACGAAGTTTTAG
- a CDS encoding aldehyde dehydrogenase family protein, with product MAFKSTSVAAVAKAIFPKLGLSQKATNPGVFAGAWGGSGAVLAKHSPVDGSLLGRVRQATPEDYELAVAAAQKAFLAWRDVPAPKRGEVVRQLGNGLRSLKTELGQLVSLEAGKILPEGGGEVQEMIDICDFATGLSRQLHGLTIASERPGHRMMEQWQPLGVVGIISAFNFPVAVWAWNSALAAACGDATLWKPSEKTPLTAIACIKIAEKVCRANGVDPAIFALVIGDGPSVGELMTNDRRIPLVSATGSTRMGRRVGEVVAKRFGRSLLELGGNNAIIVAPSADLKLAKRAIVFGAVGTAGQRCTSTRRIIVHESIKAKFTESLITAYKQLPIGSPLQTGNLVGPLIDEAAVENMMKALAELKKQGGRILFGGGRLKGNYVTPCIAEARNEWPVVQHETFAPILYVMGYKTLDEAIALQNGVPQGLSSAIFTTDLREAEQFLAARGSDCGIANVNIGTSGAEIGGAFGGEKETGGGRESGSDAWKAYMRRQTVTINYSDSLPLAQGIKFGD from the coding sequence ATGGCCTTTAAATCCACCTCCGTCGCGGCCGTCGCCAAGGCGATCTTCCCCAAGCTCGGGCTCTCGCAAAAGGCGACCAACCCCGGCGTCTTCGCCGGCGCGTGGGGCGGCTCGGGGGCCGTGCTCGCGAAGCATTCGCCGGTCGACGGCTCGCTGCTCGGCCGGGTGCGGCAGGCGACCCCGGAGGACTATGAACTGGCGGTCGCGGCGGCGCAGAAGGCTTTCCTGGCGTGGCGCGATGTCCCGGCGCCGAAGCGCGGCGAGGTCGTCCGCCAGCTGGGCAACGGCCTGCGCAGCCTGAAGACCGAGCTCGGCCAGCTCGTCTCGCTCGAGGCGGGCAAGATCCTGCCGGAGGGCGGCGGCGAGGTGCAGGAGATGATCGACATCTGCGACTTTGCCACGGGCCTCTCGCGCCAGCTGCACGGCCTGACCATCGCATCCGAGCGCCCCGGCCACCGCATGATGGAGCAATGGCAGCCCCTCGGCGTCGTCGGCATCATCTCGGCCTTCAATTTTCCCGTGGCCGTCTGGGCCTGGAACAGCGCCCTCGCGGCGGCCTGCGGTGACGCGACGCTCTGGAAACCGTCCGAGAAGACTCCGCTGACCGCCATCGCCTGCATCAAGATCGCCGAAAAGGTCTGCCGCGCCAACGGCGTGGACCCGGCCATCTTCGCGCTCGTCATCGGCGACGGCCCGTCGGTCGGCGAGCTCATGACCAACGACCGCCGCATCCCGCTGGTGTCGGCCACCGGCTCGACGCGCATGGGCCGGCGCGTCGGCGAGGTCGTGGCGAAGCGCTTCGGCCGCTCGCTGCTCGAGCTCGGCGGCAACAACGCCATCATCGTCGCGCCCTCGGCCGACCTGAAGCTCGCGAAGCGCGCCATCGTCTTCGGCGCCGTCGGCACCGCCGGCCAGCGCTGCACCAGCACGCGCCGCATCATCGTCCACGAGTCCATCAAGGCGAAGTTCACCGAGTCACTCATCACGGCCTACAAGCAGCTCCCGATCGGCAGCCCGCTGCAGACGGGCAACCTCGTCGGCCCGCTCATTGACGAGGCCGCGGTGGAGAACATGATGAAGGCGCTCGCCGAGCTGAAGAAGCAGGGCGGCAGGATCCTGTTCGGCGGCGGGCGGCTCAAGGGCAACTACGTGACGCCCTGCATCGCCGAGGCGCGGAACGAATGGCCGGTGGTGCAGCACGAGACCTTCGCCCCGATCCTCTACGTCATGGGCTACAAGACGCTCGACGAGGCCATCGCCCTGCAGAACGGCGTGCCACAGGGCCTGAGCTCGGCGATCTTCACGACGGACCTGCGCGAGGCGGAGCAGTTCCTGGCCGCGCGCGGCAGCGACTGTGGCATCGCCAACGTCAACATCGGCACGAGCGGCGCCGAGATCGGCGGGGCCTTCGGCGGCGAGAAGGAAACCGGCGGCGGCCGTGAGAGCGGCAGCGATGCCTGGAAGGCCTACATGCGCCGGCAGACCGTGACGATCAACTACTCCGACTCCCTCCCGCTCGCACAAGGCATCAAGTTCGGCGACTGA
- a CDS encoding saccharopine dehydrogenase NADP-binding domain-containing protein, translating into MKIGIVGAGKVGGTIATLLESCKFCTGVALADARANIDLTGLKKSRFVQVDVKETASLAAFVQGVDAIVSAAPYFLNKAIASACAKAGVSYFDLTEDVETTAFIQKLAKKAPKATFMPQCGLAPGAINIVGGSLASSLQFVRNCEMRVGALPLNASNQMKYYLSWSTAGLINEYCQVGEALHGGKLVTTMPLDGVERITIDGTEYEAFNTSGGVATMCQTFAGKVGDLNYKTMRYPGHRDLMKFLLQDLNLAPRQELVTQIFDQEVPLTESDVVVFYVSVVGNEAGGGLKQRSFIKKMHGDTIHGRKLNAIQLTTAAGIVGVLELFSKKKLGPGFVRQESVSLESFLSTRWGGRVYGK; encoded by the coding sequence ATGAAAATCGGAATTGTCGGTGCCGGCAAAGTCGGCGGCACCATCGCCACCCTCCTCGAGTCCTGCAAGTTCTGCACCGGCGTCGCGCTCGCGGACGCCCGCGCGAACATCGACCTCACCGGCCTGAAGAAATCCAGGTTTGTCCAGGTCGACGTCAAGGAGACCGCGTCGCTCGCGGCCTTCGTCCAGGGCGTGGATGCGATCGTCAGCGCCGCGCCCTATTTCCTGAACAAGGCCATCGCCAGCGCCTGCGCCAAGGCGGGCGTCAGTTACTTCGACCTGACCGAGGACGTGGAGACGACGGCCTTCATCCAGAAGCTCGCGAAGAAGGCGCCCAAGGCCACGTTCATGCCGCAGTGCGGGCTCGCACCGGGCGCCATCAACATCGTGGGCGGCTCGCTCGCGTCATCGCTGCAGTTCGTCCGCAACTGCGAGATGCGCGTCGGCGCGCTGCCGCTCAATGCCAGCAACCAGATGAAGTATTACCTCAGCTGGAGCACGGCGGGGCTCATCAACGAATACTGCCAGGTCGGCGAGGCGCTGCACGGGGGCAAGCTCGTGACGACCATGCCGCTCGACGGCGTGGAGCGCATCACGATCGACGGCACCGAATACGAGGCCTTCAACACCTCGGGCGGCGTCGCGACGATGTGCCAGACCTTCGCCGGCAAGGTGGGCGACCTGAACTACAAGACCATGCGCTACCCGGGTCACCGCGACCTGATGAAGTTCCTCCTGCAGGACCTGAACCTCGCGCCGCGCCAGGAGCTGGTCACGCAGATCTTCGACCAGGAGGTGCCGCTCACCGAGTCCGACGTCGTGGTGTTCTATGTCAGCGTCGTCGGCAACGAGGCCGGCGGCGGCCTGAAGCAGCGCAGCTTCATCAAGAAAATGCACGGCGACACGATCCACGGCCGGAAGCTCAACGCCATCCAGCTCACCACCGCCGCCGGCATCGTGGGCGTGCTCGAACTGTTCTCGAAGAAGAAGCTCGGCCCGGGCTTCGTGCGGCAGGAATCCGTCTCGCTCGAGAGCTTCCTCTCCACCCGGTGGGGCGGCCGCGTGTATGGCAAGTAA
- a CDS encoding FAD-binding and (Fe-S)-binding domain-containing protein produces MIAAPISSDLSSLAARLTGELHFDRTMRALYATDASEYQETPVAVALPKTEADLRELIAFANQHHIGLIPRTAGTSLAGQVVGGGLVVDVGRHLNRIVATDAQARRVRVQPGVVRNELNLALKPLGLFFTPETSTANRAMIGGMVGNNSCGANSIVHGTTREHLVSTRGFLSDGSEVTFGPLTAAEFAAKCAGPATLETKIYRTVRDLLGDAKNRQLIRDHYPKPTVTRRNTGYALDRLMECNVFDPASAKPFNLCQLLAGSEGTLFLGVEFELNVEPLPPAGALMCAHFQTIQDSLHATLIAMRHRPFGCELIDRHILECTKSNLEQAKNRFFVQGDPGAVLVVEVRLEKREAIEQVMATLEGELRAAGLGYAFPVLWGDDANKVWDLRRAGQGLMMNVPGDAKPREVVEDTAVAVEDLPAYIAEFDQLMREKYGISSVYYAHAGAGELHTRPLFDLKTPEGMKFFRGIATDVAHLVKKYRGSLSGEHGDGRLRGEFIPFMVGPECYAMMRRVKETFDPRGLFNPGKIIDTPPMDTSLRHVPDHPTPEYKTVFNFSATQGVLRAAEKCNGVGECRKTHLMGGTMCPSFMATRNEQDTTRARANMLRHVLTEAREGMNAWDSEQVKDVMDLCLSCKGCKSECPSNVDVARLKAEWQQHYYDANGVPLRSRLVAGFTPSMRLASLFPALYNWAVTAPDVSRWIKRFAGFSLKRSLPELHATTLAKWHAQHANKTGLGGIPVGSSLATTSPANQVAASGDPTPNPFPHGRVFLFCDEFTNYNDTPMGIKAVQLLNKLGYEVVIPAHVESGRAHFSKGLVRDAQKFAIRNVELLKDVVSAQTPLIGLEPSCILGFRDEYPDLMPDHLLDAAKTLAKNALLIDEFIAREADAGRISRLAFKPQIRAIKLHGHCHQKALSSLVPTVKMLELPAGHKVTLIPSGCCGMAGSFGYEAEHFALSQQIGELVLFPAVRSAPEDTLVAAPGTSCRHQIKDATGRTALHPVEILHAALA; encoded by the coding sequence ATGATCGCCGCTCCCATTTCCTCCGACCTGTCGTCCCTGGCCGCCCGCCTGACCGGCGAACTGCATTTCGACCGCACGATGCGGGCGCTCTATGCGACCGACGCCTCGGAATACCAGGAGACGCCCGTCGCCGTCGCCCTGCCGAAGACCGAGGCCGACCTGCGCGAGCTCATCGCCTTCGCGAATCAGCACCACATCGGCCTCATCCCGCGTACCGCGGGCACTTCCCTCGCCGGCCAGGTCGTCGGCGGCGGCCTCGTTGTCGACGTCGGCCGGCACCTGAACCGCATCGTGGCCACCGATGCCCAGGCGCGCCGCGTCCGCGTCCAGCCGGGTGTCGTCCGCAACGAGCTCAACCTCGCCCTCAAGCCGCTCGGCCTGTTCTTCACGCCCGAGACCTCCACCGCCAACCGCGCCATGATCGGCGGCATGGTCGGCAACAACTCCTGCGGCGCCAACTCCATCGTCCACGGCACCACCCGCGAGCACCTTGTCTCCACCCGCGGCTTCCTGAGCGACGGCTCGGAGGTCACCTTCGGCCCGCTCACCGCGGCGGAGTTCGCCGCCAAGTGCGCCGGGCCCGCCACCCTCGAGACCAAGATCTACCGCACCGTCCGCGACCTGCTCGGCGACGCGAAAAACCGGCAGCTGATCCGCGACCACTACCCGAAGCCGACCGTCACCCGCCGCAACACCGGCTACGCGCTCGACCGGCTGATGGAGTGCAACGTCTTCGACCCGGCCTCGGCCAAGCCCTTCAATCTCTGCCAGCTGCTCGCCGGCTCCGAGGGCACGCTCTTCCTCGGCGTCGAGTTCGAGCTCAACGTCGAGCCGCTGCCGCCGGCGGGTGCGCTGATGTGCGCCCATTTCCAGACCATCCAGGATTCGCTGCACGCCACGCTCATCGCGATGCGCCACCGGCCGTTCGGCTGCGAGCTGATCGACCGCCACATCCTCGAGTGCACCAAGTCCAACCTCGAGCAGGCGAAGAACCGCTTCTTCGTCCAGGGCGACCCCGGCGCCGTGCTCGTGGTCGAGGTCCGCCTCGAAAAGCGCGAGGCCATCGAGCAGGTCATGGCCACGCTCGAGGGCGAGCTGCGCGCCGCCGGCTTGGGTTACGCCTTCCCCGTGCTCTGGGGCGACGACGCCAACAAGGTCTGGGATCTGCGCCGCGCCGGCCAGGGCCTCATGATGAACGTCCCGGGCGACGCCAAGCCACGCGAGGTCGTCGAGGACACGGCGGTCGCCGTCGAGGACCTGCCGGCCTACATCGCCGAGTTCGACCAATTGATGCGCGAGAAATACGGCATCAGCTCCGTCTATTACGCCCACGCCGGTGCCGGCGAGCTGCACACCCGCCCGCTCTTCGACCTCAAGACGCCCGAGGGCATGAAGTTCTTCCGCGGCATCGCGACCGATGTCGCGCATCTCGTGAAGAAATACCGCGGCTCGCTCTCCGGCGAGCACGGCGACGGCCGCCTGCGCGGCGAGTTCATCCCGTTCATGGTTGGACCCGAGTGCTACGCGATGATGCGCCGCGTGAAAGAGACCTTCGACCCGCGCGGCCTGTTCAATCCCGGCAAGATCATCGACACGCCGCCGATGGACACCTCGCTGCGCCACGTCCCCGACCACCCGACGCCGGAATACAAGACCGTCTTCAACTTCAGCGCCACGCAGGGTGTGCTCCGCGCCGCCGAGAAATGCAACGGTGTCGGCGAGTGCCGCAAAACCCACCTGATGGGTGGCACGATGTGCCCGAGCTTCATGGCGACACGCAACGAGCAGGACACGACCCGCGCCCGCGCCAACATGCTGCGCCACGTCCTGACCGAGGCCCGCGAGGGCATGAACGCCTGGGACAGCGAGCAGGTGAAGGACGTCATGGACCTCTGCCTCTCCTGCAAGGGCTGCAAGTCCGAGTGCCCGTCCAACGTCGACGTCGCCCGCCTCAAGGCCGAGTGGCAGCAGCACTATTACGACGCCAACGGCGTGCCGCTCCGCTCGCGGCTGGTCGCCGGCTTCACGCCGTCCATGCGGCTGGCCTCGCTCTTTCCCGCGCTCTACAACTGGGCCGTCACCGCGCCCGACGTCTCGCGCTGGATCAAGCGCTTCGCCGGCTTCTCTCTGAAGCGCAGCCTGCCGGAGCTGCACGCCACCACGCTCGCCAAATGGCACGCCCAACACGCGAATAAGACCGGTCTCGGCGGTATTCCCGTAGGGTCGTCGCTTGCGACGACCTCGCCGGCCAACCAGGTCGCCGCAAGCGGCGACCCTACACCCAATCCTTTTCCCCACGGCAGGGTCTTCCTCTTCTGCGACGAGTTCACGAACTACAACGACACGCCCATGGGCATCAAGGCCGTGCAGTTGCTGAACAAGCTTGGCTACGAGGTCGTCATCCCGGCGCATGTCGAGAGCGGCCGCGCGCATTTCTCGAAGGGTCTGGTGCGCGACGCGCAGAAGTTCGCCATCCGCAACGTCGAGCTGCTCAAGGATGTCGTCAGCGCGCAAACGCCACTCATCGGCCTCGAGCCGTCGTGCATCCTGGGTTTCCGCGACGAGTATCCCGACCTCATGCCGGACCATCTGCTCGATGCGGCGAAGACGCTCGCGAAGAACGCGCTGCTCATCGACGAGTTCATCGCCCGGGAGGCCGACGCCGGCCGCATCAGCCGCCTCGCCTTCAAACCGCAGATCCGCGCCATCAAGCTGCACGGCCACTGTCACCAGAAGGCGCTGTCGTCGCTGGTGCCGACGGTGAAGATGCTCGAGCTGCCCGCCGGCCACAAGGTGACGCTCATCCCCTCGGGTTGCTGCGGCATGGCCGGCTCGTTCGGCTACGAGGCGGAACATTTCGCCCTCTCCCAGCAGATCGGCGAATTGGTGCTCTTCCCCGCCGTGCGCAGCGCGCCGGAGGACACCCTCGTCGCCGCGCCGGGCACCAGCTGCCGCCACCAGATCAAGGACGCCACCGGCCGCACCGCGCTGCACCCGGTTGAGATCCTGCACGCGGCGCTGGCGTAG
- a CDS encoding M24 family metallopeptidase has product MTTDYAARRARIAPHLGLTDEILLVGAGTPIPKPEISDALLPFIAHQEYYYLTGHAEATGGIIAYDPKSGWTSFVPEVTEMDRVWEGKEQLPGELLGKFPAWLAARKGRKVVGLGAPVAGVMPDEKRTAAVREAYKHARRPKEPVEIDLMKRCAAAAAAGYAKIQPLLKPGVSERTLQIELEAEFFRHGAQTTGYDSIVGVGAQSAVFHGSPSPDRKAKDGDFILIDAGPQTDRYVIDVTRTYVAGKPSAFQRDFAQAVLGAQVRACERCRPGAEWKDLHLATAVDMLGSLVAMGVMKGNPASLVEQEAHTLFFPHGLGHMLGLGVRDAGGLEPGRTKDPRPSLRTLRMDLILRPGYIVTVEPGLYFIPAILNDPARRAKYRDAVNWPLAEQMLGLGGVRFEDNILVTDGAPVNLTAAIPKGI; this is encoded by the coding sequence ATGACCACCGACTACGCCGCCCGCCGCGCCCGCATTGCCCCGCACCTCGGCCTGACCGACGAGATCCTGCTCGTCGGCGCCGGCACACCGATCCCGAAGCCCGAGATCAGCGATGCCCTGCTGCCCTTCATCGCCCACCAGGAATACTATTACCTGACGGGCCACGCCGAGGCCACGGGGGGTATCATTGCCTATGACCCGAAATCGGGTTGGACCTCCTTCGTGCCCGAAGTCACCGAGATGGACCGCGTGTGGGAAGGCAAGGAGCAGCTGCCCGGTGAACTGCTCGGCAAATTCCCCGCGTGGCTCGCCGCGCGCAAGGGCCGCAAGGTCGTCGGGCTCGGCGCGCCCGTGGCCGGCGTGATGCCTGACGAGAAGCGCACCGCCGCGGTCCGCGAGGCCTACAAGCACGCCCGCCGGCCGAAGGAGCCGGTCGAGATCGACCTGATGAAACGCTGCGCGGCGGCGGCGGCGGCCGGCTACGCGAAAATCCAGCCGCTGCTCAAACCCGGCGTCAGCGAACGCACGTTGCAGATCGAGCTCGAGGCCGAGTTCTTCCGCCACGGGGCGCAGACCACGGGCTACGATTCCATCGTGGGCGTCGGCGCGCAGAGTGCCGTCTTCCACGGCTCGCCCTCGCCCGACCGCAAAGCGAAGGACGGCGACTTCATCCTGATCGACGCCGGCCCGCAGACCGACCGCTATGTGATCGATGTCACCCGCACCTACGTGGCGGGCAAGCCGTCGGCCTTCCAACGCGACTTCGCGCAGGCCGTGCTCGGGGCGCAGGTCCGCGCCTGCGAGCGCTGTCGGCCCGGCGCGGAATGGAAGGATCTCCACCTCGCCACCGCAGTCGACATGCTGGGCAGCCTCGTCGCGATGGGGGTGATGAAGGGCAACCCGGCCTCGCTCGTCGAACAGGAAGCGCACACGCTGTTCTTCCCGCACGGCCTCGGCCACATGCTCGGCCTCGGCGTGCGCGATGCCGGCGGTCTCGAGCCCGGCCGCACCAAGGACCCGCGCCCCAGCCTCCGCACCCTGCGCATGGACCTCATCCTGCGACCTGGCTACATCGTCACCGTCGAGCCCGGCCTGTATTTCATCCCCGCCATCCTCAACGACCCGGCCCGCCGTGCCAAATACCGCGACGCCGTCAACTGGCCGCTGGCGGAGCAGATGCTCGGCCTCGGCGGCGTCCGCTTCGAGGACAACATCCTCGTGACCGACGGCGCGCCCGTGAACCTGACGGCCGCGATCCCAAAGGGCATCTGA
- a CDS encoding MCP four helix bundle domain-containing protein, with product MPEAVGKGRATRPMQFGRLRFVLILALLASNLLVGVLSLLFLRSMEQRYAALLDRSVPLINNLRTLTRELSGVQRLARRISDPQNEPAWASLLNQMKDASDSAKAHAFEISAMESLKDSRHVATMARFGREYDDKADRFLALARAGKIAEANQYNVEVLRPAYDRYMDAVDDAANYVEREGVDLRARYAEDSRLFGGFLLAAAGWPLLAAAGLVVVMALLVLGLFTAVFFPRLFVSKRPAA from the coding sequence ATGCCCGAAGCTGTAGGCAAGGGCCGCGCCACCCGCCCCATGCAATTCGGCCGGCTCCGTTTCGTCCTCATCCTGGCCCTGCTCGCCTCCAACCTGCTGGTGGGCGTGCTCAGCCTGCTTTTCCTCCGCTCCATGGAGCAGCGCTATGCCGCGCTCCTCGACCGCAGCGTGCCGCTGATCAACAATCTCCGCACCCTGACGCGCGAGCTGAGCGGCGTGCAGCGGCTGGCCCGGCGCATTTCCGACCCCCAGAACGAGCCCGCCTGGGCCTCGCTGCTGAACCAGATGAAAGACGCCAGCGACAGCGCCAAGGCGCACGCGTTCGAGATCAGCGCCATGGAGTCGCTCAAGGACAGCCGGCACGTGGCCACCATGGCCCGTTTCGGCCGCGAATATGACGACAAGGCGGACCGGTTCCTGGCCCTGGCCCGCGCCGGGAAGATCGCCGAGGCCAACCAATACAACGTCGAGGTGCTGCGCCCGGCCTATGACCGCTACATGGACGCGGTGGACGACGCGGCCAACTACGTGGAGCGCGAGGGCGTCGACCTGCGTGCGCGCTACGCGGAGGACTCGCGGCTGTTCGGCGGCTTCCTGCTGGCCGCGGCGGGCTGGCCGCTGCTGGCGGCGGCCGGACTCGTCGTGGTGATGGCGCTCCTGGTGCTCGGCCTGTTCACCGCGGTGTTCTTCCCCCGGCTCTTCGTGTCCAAGCGGCCCGCGGCCTGA